The Nitrogeniibacter aestuarii genome has a window encoding:
- a CDS encoding LysR family transcriptional regulator, giving the protein MSSRPPFNALHVFCVVVREGSFRAAAAALSLTPGAVSRQIGLLEARLKVTLFERGSSGPAMLTPAGHRLHERAADRIEGLLELLDGESHPGRQHKLLVDTSVTLAMYWLIPQLRLFGDRHPGTLVQVRTADGDIDPASPADVFIRREPSELRGLPAQPLMMERSVLVAGAEFSRGIQERRGAGPLAFDGDVPRIGMRSRTDLWPAWGNAHGHVALEPTLLFDNTVLAIQATLQGLGVLVVPEIFVAEMLASGSLCRLHPLTLETGRYAFAVGRTRDSMRVRQFTDWLSAQATGAGGVPLPVI; this is encoded by the coding sequence ATGTCTAGTCGCCCGCCTTTCAATGCACTCCACGTCTTCTGTGTGGTCGTCAGGGAAGGCAGTTTTCGCGCCGCCGCGGCTGCCCTGAGTCTCACTCCGGGTGCGGTCAGCCGTCAGATCGGGCTTCTGGAGGCGCGCCTCAAAGTGACCCTGTTTGAGCGGGGCAGCAGTGGTCCGGCGATGCTCACGCCTGCCGGGCATCGGCTTCATGAGCGTGCTGCAGACCGGATAGAGGGGCTGCTTGAATTGCTGGACGGTGAATCCCACCCTGGACGACAGCACAAGCTCTTGGTCGACACCAGTGTGACGCTGGCCATGTACTGGCTCATTCCGCAGCTTCGTCTCTTCGGCGACCGGCATCCGGGGACTCTTGTGCAGGTCAGGACCGCCGATGGCGACATCGATCCGGCCTCGCCGGCGGATGTCTTCATTCGCCGCGAGCCCAGCGAGCTTAGAGGACTGCCGGCCCAGCCATTGATGATGGAACGCTCTGTATTGGTGGCGGGGGCTGAATTTTCACGCGGAATTCAAGAGCGGCGCGGTGCAGGCCCCTTGGCCTTTGACGGCGACGTGCCACGGATCGGCATGCGTTCCCGCACGGATCTATGGCCGGCGTGGGGAAACGCGCACGGTCACGTGGCTCTGGAGCCGACGCTGCTGTTCGACAACACCGTGCTCGCCATTCAGGCGACGCTACAGGGGCTTGGTGTGCTCGTGGTGCCGGAGATCTTCGTGGCCGAGATGTTGGCCTCCGGGAGCCTGTGCCGCTTGCATCCCCTGACGCTGGAGACTGGGCGCTACGCGTTTGCGGTCGGACGGACGAGAGACTCGATGCGAGTGCGTCAGTTTACCGACTGGTTGTCGGCGCAGGCCACCGGGGCGGGCGGAGTGCCCTTGCCCGTGATCTGA
- a CDS encoding pyridoxal phosphate-dependent aminotransferase, with product MMLSQRTQTIQPPGTSRMRTIANEMKARGIEVINFAAGELDVDTFELIKEGARGAIASGKNTYTPTLGLPALRQQVSRVVSRHTGLDYSMEEVGLTAGAKQALYNAAMVLLDPGDEVIIPSPYWVTFPTQVELAQGRPVFVDTRPSKYQLLASDVEKAIGPKTRAIIINSPNNPTGVVYDASELERIAALAIKHGLWIIFDECYASLVRAGHRHAHILTSHPELKARAILVNSFSKSHALTGWRLGYVAAPAPVIKAMANLQGHTTSNPSAVAQYAISHALDRDDGQFIATVNRALDERLERALAIIADMPDITAAPAQGAFYLFLDVSAYLGKRLGDRTIDDVDVFCELALDQAHIALVSGAAFGDPSSVRLSYAIGDNDVMEGLGRLRELLRRLN from the coding sequence ATGATGCTGTCACAACGCACCCAGACCATTCAGCCCCCCGGCACTTCGCGCATGCGAACCATCGCCAACGAAATGAAGGCCCGCGGCATCGAGGTCATCAACTTCGCGGCCGGCGAACTCGACGTGGATACCTTCGAGCTGATCAAGGAAGGCGCACGCGGTGCGATCGCCTCCGGCAAGAACACCTACACGCCGACGCTCGGCCTGCCCGCGTTGCGTCAGCAGGTCAGCAGGGTCGTCTCACGCCACACGGGTCTCGACTACAGCATGGAGGAGGTCGGGCTCACCGCCGGTGCCAAACAAGCGTTGTACAACGCTGCCATGGTGCTGCTCGATCCGGGTGACGAAGTCATCATTCCATCACCCTACTGGGTGACCTTCCCGACACAGGTCGAACTTGCCCAGGGTCGCCCGGTATTCGTCGACACTCGGCCCAGCAAGTATCAACTGCTCGCCAGCGACGTCGAGAAAGCGATCGGTCCGAAAACCCGGGCCATCATCATCAACTCTCCCAACAATCCCACCGGGGTGGTCTACGACGCCTCAGAACTGGAACGGATCGCCGCGCTTGCCATCAAGCATGGCCTGTGGATCATCTTCGACGAGTGCTATGCCTCGCTGGTGCGCGCAGGCCATCGCCATGCCCATATCCTGACCAGCCATCCGGAATTAAAGGCTCGAGCCATTCTGGTGAACTCGTTCTCCAAGAGCCACGCGCTGACCGGGTGGCGGCTTGGCTATGTGGCGGCACCCGCACCTGTCATCAAAGCCATGGCCAATCTCCAGGGTCACACGACGTCGAACCCCAGTGCAGTCGCCCAGTACGCCATCAGTCACGCACTTGACCGGGACGACGGGCAGTTCATTGCCACGGTCAACAGAGCGCTCGATGAACGACTCGAACGCGCGCTGGCCATCATCGCCGACATGCCCGACATCACCGCCGCCCCGGCTCAGGGTGCGTTCTATCTGTTCCTCGACGTATCCGCCTACCTTGGCAAACGACTGGGTGATCGCACCATCGACGATGTCGATGTTTTCTGCGAGCTCGCGCTCGATCAAGCGCACATTGCCCTCGTTTCAGGCGCGGCGTTCGGTGACCCCAGCAGTGTTCGCCTCTCGTATGCGATTGGCGACAACGATGTGATGGAAGGCCTGGGCCGGCTGCGCGAACTGCTCCGGCGCCTGAACTGA
- the aepX gene encoding phosphoenolpyruvate mutase yields the protein MITSEKRRSLFKKALREKQCIRVLEAHSPLSALLAQHTRTEPEPGRFVGYDAIWSSSLTDSTQRGLPDIEILTASNRLLNVHDIFEVSALPMIFDGDTGGQPEHFALHVGALERAGVSAVVIEDKCGLKKNSLFGNDVFQQQEDVEAFCQKIRTGRKAVVTDDFLIIARCESLILDRGADDALSRCLAYVEAGADGIMIHSRRKDGAEILAFAHQFRQHHPDVPLVCVPTSFAHLRFEDLEAAGFNIVIYANHMLRSAYLAMRDVAEEILRNGRTLEVEGRCLGIDEILHLIPGTR from the coding sequence ATGATCACATCCGAAAAGCGGCGGTCATTATTCAAAAAAGCCTTGCGGGAAAAACAATGCATCCGCGTTCTCGAAGCGCACAGCCCGCTGTCCGCGCTGCTTGCGCAGCATACCCGCACCGAGCCCGAACCCGGCCGGTTCGTCGGTTATGACGCCATCTGGTCGAGTTCACTGACCGATTCGACGCAGCGTGGCCTGCCTGACATCGAAATCCTGACGGCAAGCAACCGCCTGCTGAACGTCCATGACATCTTCGAGGTCAGCGCATTGCCCATGATCTTCGACGGCGATACCGGCGGGCAACCCGAGCATTTTGCGCTGCACGTGGGCGCGCTCGAACGCGCAGGTGTCTCTGCCGTGGTCATCGAGGACAAATGCGGTCTCAAGAAGAACTCCCTGTTCGGAAACGATGTGTTCCAACAGCAGGAAGATGTTGAAGCCTTCTGCCAGAAGATCCGCACGGGACGCAAGGCCGTCGTCACCGATGATTTCCTGATCATCGCGCGATGCGAAAGCCTCATCCTCGACCGCGGTGCGGATGATGCCCTGTCACGCTGCCTGGCGTACGTCGAAGCGGGCGCCGACGGAATCATGATCCACAGTCGGCGCAAGGATGGCGCCGAGATCCTCGCGTTTGCCCACCAATTCCGCCAACACCATCCGGACGTGCCACTGGTCTGCGTGCCAACCAGCTTTGCCCACCTGCGGTTCGAAGACCTGGAGGCTGCAGGTTTCAACATCGTGATCTACGCCAATCACATGTTGCGCAGCGCCTATCTGGCCATGAGGGACGTCGCCGAGGAGATTCTGCGCAACGGCCGCACGCTGGAAGTGGAAGGCCGCTGCCTCGGAATCGACGAAATCCTCCACCTGATTCCGGGCACCCGTTGA
- a CDS encoding MFS transporter, producing the protein MLLVWLSSTVLLSWGSLYYAFAVLAGSMARDLGCDPETVTGAFSVALLIWGLVTYPLGLAMERWGARRIMALGSLIAALAFWGLSSAHTVLEFYAGWTLLGLAMGMTLYDAAFATVVQSYPSEHRRRIGWLTIVGGLASTAFWPLTFHLEGLVGWRDTLQVFAALHAITAVTSWPLRLAGTVAPMPAPEACRLDGTEGAGLTRSRPHTLMLLTGCFTLYGFVTAAIAVVAISLLQARGFSPGTAVALAACIGPAQALGRSLDVLFGARFNVGQLGWITLGLMCLSLVALWLARWEPALCLLFIFTYGIGLGLLTILKATTPLALGGPARYAATSGLIGSPPLIARAMGPIVVVWLIHTYKDDGPVLLILLVACLLGAWMFLRVWTLRGRA; encoded by the coding sequence ATGTTGCTGGTCTGGCTGTCCTCCACTGTACTGCTCTCCTGGGGCAGTCTCTACTACGCGTTCGCCGTCCTCGCCGGGTCCATGGCGCGCGATCTGGGCTGCGACCCGGAAACGGTCACGGGAGCCTTTTCGGTGGCCCTGCTGATCTGGGGTCTGGTCACCTACCCCCTGGGGCTGGCCATGGAGCGCTGGGGCGCTCGCCGCATTATGGCACTGGGGTCGTTGATCGCTGCCCTGGCATTCTGGGGACTGTCATCCGCCCACACCGTTCTAGAGTTCTACGCCGGGTGGACGCTCCTCGGGCTGGCGATGGGCATGACACTCTATGACGCCGCCTTTGCCACCGTAGTCCAGTCCTACCCGTCGGAACACAGACGGCGAATCGGGTGGTTGACCATCGTTGGCGGGCTGGCCAGCACTGCCTTCTGGCCACTCACCTTTCATCTTGAGGGGCTTGTCGGCTGGCGCGACACCCTGCAAGTGTTCGCCGCCCTGCACGCAATCACGGCCGTCACCAGCTGGCCGCTACGCCTGGCCGGGACAGTAGCGCCGATGCCGGCTCCCGAGGCATGTCGACTCGACGGCACGGAGGGTGCGGGACTGACGCGTTCTCGCCCGCACACGCTCATGCTGCTGACCGGATGCTTCACCCTGTACGGATTCGTGACGGCAGCCATTGCCGTCGTGGCAATCAGCCTGCTTCAGGCACGCGGCTTCTCGCCGGGGACCGCGGTCGCACTGGCTGCGTGCATCGGGCCGGCTCAGGCGCTGGGCAGAAGCCTGGATGTGCTCTTTGGCGCCCGCTTCAATGTCGGCCAGCTGGGCTGGATCACCTTGGGCCTCATGTGTCTTTCGCTGGTGGCTCTCTGGCTGGCCCGGTGGGAGCCTGCCTTGTGCCTGCTGTTCATCTTCACCTACGGCATCGGACTGGGACTGCTGACGATCCTCAAGGCCACCACGCCCCTGGCGCTGGGAGGCCCCGCTCGATACGCCGCCACAAGCGGGCTGATCGGGAGTCCACCGCTCATCGCGCGGGCCATGGGCCCGATCGTGGTCGTCTGGTTGATCCATACGTATAAGGACGACGGCCCCGTTCTCCTGATCCTGCTCGTGGCCTGCTTGCTGGGGGCATGGATGTTCCTACGCGTCTGGACCCTCCGGGGGCGCGCATGA
- a CDS encoding bifunctional metallophosphatase/5'-nucleotidase: MTHRLKPVAAAMLLGLSTQLFAAGCSGHLVFGDLDSGVADRAVGDACLSELIDATPNTWGNHGQFVSHVARTTLKREVRRTLNHRERARLVKAAAHSDIGKTLEVKIITMGDFHGNLRPTGTRSIDGATFDRGGAEYVSAVVKEKLTAYPNTAFVHAGDLIGASPLLSALFHDEPTIEAMNEMGLMVNAVGNHEFDEGREELLRMQYGNQLGGNGCHPTDGCQDGDDFGGADFQFLAANVVDTASGKTLFPAYKIMNFKGNKVAFIGMTLENTPAIVTPSGVAGLSFKDEADTVNALVPHLRRHGVKSIVVVVHEGGFATGGSNACEGVSGPIVDIVARLDDAVDAVITGHTHQAYICQLPNAAGRNILVTAGSPYGRFLTDITLTLDTKKKDVIATAAENTELLFEQGVAPKDAAITALIDKYDALAAPLENRVIGHNADVLSRTANAAGESVLGDVIADAQYNATRDAGFGDAVVAFMNPGGIRADIGYAQIGSEGDGNITYGEGFTVQPFGNSLVTMTLTGAQIETLLEQQFMGCTNNQPFNRIMQVSDGFSYTWDANGPACDKVNPASITLNGAPIDLSASYRVTVNSFLADGGDNFSVLAEGTDRLGGAQDVDALEAWFNTYGVVDPVTYPTALQRIQRLN, translated from the coding sequence ATGACGCACCGCCTCAAACCTGTTGCCGCCGCCATGCTGCTCGGCCTGTCCACCCAGTTGTTCGCTGCCGGTTGTTCCGGCCATCTCGTGTTCGGCGACCTCGATTCCGGTGTCGCCGACCGCGCCGTGGGCGACGCCTGCCTGAGCGAACTGATCGACGCCACGCCCAACACCTGGGGCAACCACGGCCAGTTCGTGTCCCATGTGGCCCGCACCACCCTCAAGCGCGAGGTGCGCCGCACCCTGAACCACCGTGAGCGCGCCCGCCTCGTGAAGGCGGCGGCACACTCCGACATCGGCAAGACGCTGGAGGTGAAGATCATCACCATGGGTGATTTCCACGGCAACCTGCGCCCGACCGGCACGCGCAGCATCGACGGTGCCACCTTCGATCGTGGCGGTGCGGAGTATGTGTCGGCGGTGGTGAAGGAGAAGCTGACGGCCTACCCGAACACCGCGTTCGTGCACGCCGGCGATCTTATCGGCGCCAGCCCGCTGCTCTCCGCCCTGTTCCACGACGAGCCGACCATCGAAGCCATGAACGAGATGGGTCTGATGGTCAATGCCGTGGGCAACCATGAATTCGACGAAGGTCGCGAAGAGCTGCTGCGCATGCAGTACGGCAACCAGCTCGGTGGCAACGGCTGCCACCCCACCGACGGTTGCCAGGACGGTGACGACTTCGGCGGCGCCGACTTCCAGTTCCTGGCCGCCAACGTGGTCGATACGGCCAGCGGCAAGACCCTGTTCCCGGCCTACAAGATCATGAACTTCAAGGGCAACAAGGTCGCCTTCATCGGCATGACGCTGGAGAACACGCCGGCCATCGTGACGCCTTCCGGCGTGGCCGGCCTGAGCTTCAAGGACGAGGCCGATACGGTCAACGCGCTGGTGCCGCACCTGCGCCGCCACGGGGTGAAGAGCATCGTGGTGGTGGTGCATGAAGGCGGGTTTGCCACCGGCGGCAGCAATGCCTGCGAGGGCGTCTCGGGCCCGATCGTCGACATCGTGGCGCGTCTGGACGACGCGGTCGATGCGGTCATTACCGGCCACACCCATCAGGCCTACATCTGTCAGCTGCCGAATGCGGCAGGCCGCAACATTCTCGTGACCGCCGGCTCGCCCTATGGCCGTTTCCTCACTGACATCACGCTGACGCTCGACACGAAGAAAAAGGACGTGATCGCCACCGCCGCCGAAAACACCGAACTGCTGTTCGAACAGGGCGTGGCCCCCAAGGACGCGGCCATCACCGCGCTGATCGACAAGTACGATGCGCTGGCCGCGCCGCTGGAGAACCGCGTCATCGGCCACAACGCGGACGTGCTCAGCCGCACTGCCAACGCCGCCGGCGAGTCGGTGCTCGGAGACGTGATTGCCGATGCCCAGTACAACGCCACCAGGGACGCCGGCTTTGGCGACGCCGTGGTTGCGTTCATGAACCCGGGCGGTATTCGCGCCGACATCGGCTATGCCCAGATCGGTAGCGAAGGCGACGGCAACATCACCTACGGCGAAGGTTTCACCGTGCAGCCGTTCGGCAACTCGCTGGTCACCATGACCCTCACCGGCGCGCAGATCGAAACCCTGCTCGAGCAGCAGTTCATGGGCTGCACCAACAACCAGCCCTTCAACCGCATCATGCAGGTCTCCGATGGCTTCAGCTACACCTGGGACGCCAACGGCCCGGCGTGTGACAAGGTGAATCCCGCCAGCATCACCCTCAACGGCGCGCCCATCGATCTGTCAGCCAGCTACCGCGTGACGGTCAACAGCTTCCTGGCCGATGGAGGTGACAACTTCAGTGTGCTGGCCGAAGGCACCGACCGGCTGGGCGGCGCGCAGGATGTGGATGCCCTGGAAGCCTGGTTCAACACCTATGGTGTGGTCGATCCGGTGACCTATCCGACGGCGCTGCAGCGGATTCAGCGCTTGAACTGA
- a CDS encoding 3'-5' exonuclease: MHRPAIPYIIDVEASGFGGTSYPIEIGVALDAGRRFCTLIKPAPSWTFWSEQAESVHGISRQQLATFGKPVTEVAALLNDMLAGYTLYTDGWVVDKPWLITLFHEAGQDMQFQVSMLDMILSESQMALWHATKRQVQKEAHLVRHRASHDAWLVQETYRRTAAQGAATRGTGVG, encoded by the coding sequence ATGCATCGACCCGCCATCCCGTACATCATTGACGTCGAAGCCTCCGGCTTTGGCGGTACAAGCTACCCGATCGAGATTGGCGTGGCGCTCGATGCTGGGCGACGCTTCTGTACGCTGATCAAGCCGGCACCCTCCTGGACCTTCTGGTCCGAGCAGGCCGAAAGCGTCCACGGCATCTCGCGACAACAGCTGGCCACCTTCGGCAAGCCGGTGACCGAAGTGGCCGCCCTGCTCAATGACATGCTCGCCGGCTACACGCTCTACACCGATGGCTGGGTGGTGGACAAACCCTGGTTGATCACGCTGTTTCATGAAGCGGGTCAGGACATGCAGTTCCAGGTGAGCATGCTCGACATGATTCTCAGCGAGTCGCAGATGGCACTCTGGCACGCCACCAAGCGGCAGGTCCAGAAAGAGGCGCACCTGGTGCGCCACCGCGCCAGCCACGACGCCTGGCTGGTTCAGGAAACCTACCGGCGCACCGCCGCCCAGGGCGCGGCCACCCGCGGCACCGGCGTCGGCTAG
- a CDS encoding MBL fold metallo-hydrolase yields MTQTRNTADIRAFFDEDTNTVTHVVSDPATKSAAIIDSVLDFDPKSGRTSHEHANEVIDYVRRAELQVEWLLETHAHADHLSAAPYLKAHVGGKIAIGAHIRDVQGVFSKIFNAPDISGTGVEFDVLFEDGERFAIGELEVEVMHTPGHTPACLTYVIGPDAFVGDTLFMPDYGTARCDFPGGDAATLYRSIRKVLSLPPETRLHLCHDYPPDDREPEWVCTVADQRENSVHIADGVTEAEFVKMREARDATLDMPRLILPSVQVNVRAGNLPPPEDNGVSYLKLPMNLL; encoded by the coding sequence ATGACCCAGACCCGAAATACCGCAGACATCCGCGCCTTCTTCGACGAGGACACCAACACCGTCACCCATGTGGTGAGTGACCCGGCCACCAAGAGCGCGGCCATCATCGACAGCGTGCTCGACTTCGACCCCAAGTCGGGCCGGACCTCGCATGAACACGCCAATGAAGTCATCGACTACGTGCGCCGTGCGGAACTGCAGGTCGAATGGCTGCTCGAGACCCATGCCCACGCTGACCACCTCTCGGCTGCGCCCTATCTGAAAGCCCATGTGGGCGGCAAGATCGCCATCGGCGCGCATATTCGCGATGTGCAGGGCGTGTTCAGCAAGATCTTCAACGCCCCCGACATCAGCGGCACCGGCGTGGAATTCGACGTGTTGTTCGAAGACGGTGAGCGTTTCGCCATCGGCGAGCTGGAGGTGGAGGTGATGCACACCCCCGGCCATACCCCCGCCTGCCTCACCTACGTGATCGGGCCGGACGCCTTTGTGGGCGACACCCTGTTCATGCCCGACTATGGCACCGCCCGATGCGATTTCCCCGGTGGCGACGCGGCCACCCTGTACCGCTCCATCCGCAAGGTGCTGTCGCTGCCGCCCGAGACCCGGCTGCACCTGTGCCACGACTACCCGCCCGATGATCGCGAACCGGAATGGGTGTGCACCGTGGCCGACCAGCGCGAAAACAGCGTGCATATCGCCGATGGCGTGACCGAGGCCGAATTCGTGAAGATGCGCGAAGCGCGCGACGCCACCCTGGACATGCCGCGCCTCATCCTGCCCTCGGTGCAGGTGAACGTGCGCGCCGGCAATCTGCCGCCGCCCGAAGACAACGGCGTCAGCTATCTCAAGCTGCCCATGAACCTGCTCTGA
- the ppk2 gene encoding polyphosphate kinase 2, translating to MSDLPQDTLEWLKAELDDELDEDVELELSEPALSLELRKIYKKAHPETIDRRTYFLALIELQAELIKLQDWVEHTGEKVVVLFEGRDSAGKGSVIKRITQRLNPRTCKVVALAKPTEREKTQWYFQRYVPHLPAAGEIVLFDRSWYNRAGVERVMGFASPDEVEQFFQDVPEFERMIVRSGVRLIKYWFSLSDEEQQLRFLMRIHDPLKQWKLSPMDLQSRVRWEDYTMAKEEMLARTNIQEAPWYIVEGNDKKRARLNCIAHLLDQVPYEDVPREPISLPERVFNPDYERSDMPEALYVPKRY from the coding sequence ATGTCCGACCTGCCCCAGGACACCCTCGAATGGCTCAAGGCCGAACTGGACGACGAACTGGACGAAGACGTCGAGCTGGAACTGTCCGAACCCGCCCTGTCCCTCGAACTACGCAAGATCTACAAGAAGGCGCACCCGGAAACCATCGACCGGCGCACCTACTTCCTGGCGCTGATCGAGTTGCAGGCCGAGCTGATCAAGCTGCAGGACTGGGTGGAGCACACGGGCGAGAAGGTCGTGGTGCTGTTCGAGGGCCGTGATTCGGCCGGCAAGGGCAGCGTGATCAAGCGCATCACCCAGCGCCTCAATCCGCGCACCTGCAAAGTGGTTGCGCTGGCCAAGCCCACCGAGCGGGAAAAGACCCAGTGGTATTTCCAGCGCTACGTGCCGCACCTGCCCGCCGCCGGCGAGATCGTGCTGTTCGATCGCTCCTGGTACAACCGCGCCGGGGTCGAGCGCGTGATGGGCTTTGCCTCACCCGATGAAGTGGAGCAGTTCTTTCAGGACGTCCCCGAGTTCGAGCGCATGATCGTGCGCTCCGGCGTGCGCCTCATCAAGTACTGGTTCTCGCTCTCGGACGAGGAGCAGCAACTGCGCTTCCTCATGCGCATCCACGACCCGCTCAAGCAGTGGAAGCTCAGCCCCATGGACCTGCAGTCCCGTGTGCGCTGGGAGGACTACACCATGGCCAAGGAGGAGATGCTGGCGCGCACCAACATCCAGGAAGCGCCGTGGTACATCGTCGAGGGCAACGACAAGAAACGGGCACGACTCAACTGCATTGCGCACCTGCTGGATCAGGTGCCGTATGAAGACGTGCCGCGTGAGCCGATTTCCCTGCCGGAGCGGGTGTTCAATCCGGACTACGAGCGCAGTGACATGCCGGAAGCGCTTTACGTGCCGAAGCGGTATTGA
- the sbmA gene encoding peptide antibiotic transporter SbmA, whose product MAVRPVPEHVATMFHSFFPRPKLFFFSFLLWASACIGAWYGFAADLGQHLGLHFPGAVAATDNAEVQSTINLWLYQYMLVAYLAFMIPWSFFGKQPWAKWSVFGSGLIVFITWFQVEVSVMLNEWYGGFYDLIQNALSKPGTVQIGDYFSELATVAWIIMIAVAVAVFNRFFVSHFVFRWRTAMTDYYTKHWQRLRHIEGASQRIQEDTMRFATIVENLGVSLLESIMTLIAFLPILWLLSEQVKELPLIGEVPHALVFVAIIWSIFGTFLLGLAGIKLPGLEFKNQRVEAAYRKELVLGEDHEHRAHPLTLGELFADVRQNYFRLYFHYLYFNVVRFGYINIGQFVPLIALAPSIVAGAFTLGVMQRILNAFNQVENSFQYLVNSWTTIVELLSIHKRLKAFEATLEGQPLSDIELTGQAVPVPVNDA is encoded by the coding sequence GTGGCCGTCAGGCCTGTGCCGGAGCACGTAGCGACCATGTTCCATTCCTTCTTCCCGCGCCCCAAGCTCTTCTTCTTCAGCTTCTTGCTGTGGGCCAGCGCCTGCATCGGCGCCTGGTATGGCTTTGCGGCGGATCTCGGGCAACACCTCGGCCTGCACTTTCCGGGCGCGGTGGCGGCCACCGACAACGCCGAGGTGCAGTCGACCATCAACCTGTGGCTTTACCAGTACATGCTGGTGGCTTACCTGGCGTTCATGATTCCGTGGTCCTTCTTCGGCAAGCAGCCATGGGCGAAATGGTCGGTGTTCGGCTCGGGGCTGATCGTGTTCATCACCTGGTTTCAGGTGGAAGTGAGCGTGATGCTCAACGAGTGGTATGGGGGGTTTTACGACCTGATCCAGAACGCGCTGTCCAAGCCCGGCACGGTGCAGATCGGTGACTATTTCAGCGAGCTGGCGACAGTGGCTTGGATCATCATGATCGCGGTGGCCGTGGCGGTGTTCAACCGCTTCTTCGTGAGTCACTTCGTGTTCCGCTGGCGCACAGCGATGACCGACTACTACACCAAGCACTGGCAGCGCCTGCGCCATATCGAAGGGGCTTCCCAGCGGATTCAGGAAGACACCATGCGTTTCGCCACCATTGTGGAGAATCTGGGCGTCAGCCTGCTCGAATCCATCATGACCCTGATCGCCTTTCTGCCCATCCTGTGGCTGCTTTCGGAGCAGGTGAAGGAACTGCCCCTGATCGGCGAAGTGCCGCATGCGCTGGTGTTCGTGGCCATCATCTGGTCGATTTTCGGCACCTTCCTGCTCGGGCTGGCCGGCATCAAGCTACCGGGGCTGGAGTTCAAGAACCAACGGGTCGAAGCGGCCTACCGGAAAGAACTGGTGCTGGGGGAAGACCACGAACACCGTGCCCATCCGCTCACCCTCGGCGAGTTGTTCGCCGACGTGCGCCAGAACTACTTCCGCCTGTACTTCCATTACCTGTACTTCAATGTGGTGCGCTTCGGCTACATCAACATCGGCCAGTTCGTCCCGTTGATTGCCCTCGCCCCGTCCATCGTGGCCGGTGCGTTCACGCTGGGCGTGATGCAGCGGATTCTCAATGCCTTCAACCAGGTGGAAAACTCCTTCCAGTACCTGGTGAACTCCTGGACCACCATCGTGGAGTTGCTGTCCATCCACAAGCGTCTCAAGGCCTTTGAAGCCACGCTGGAGGGGCAGCCGCTGTCGGACATCGAGCTGACCGGCCAGGCGGTACCCGTGCCGGTGAACGACGCCTGA
- a CDS encoding SRPBCC family protein, translated as MKNVIEREIVIRASQARIYDAIANPAEVVKWFPETLEGRYEVGEQPIFGFGDHGRNQLCIVAAQPHTYFAYRWVPGAAHFLGDVMSVPNTLVEFRIEPLGDGTCRLTLTESGFADLPADVMRSAFDDNSGGWTFMLGRLEDYFAA; from the coding sequence ATGAAAAACGTGATTGAACGCGAGATTGTCATCCGTGCCTCCCAGGCGCGCATTTACGACGCCATCGCCAACCCCGCGGAGGTGGTCAAGTGGTTTCCCGAAACGCTGGAGGGTCGCTACGAGGTGGGTGAGCAGCCGATCTTCGGTTTCGGCGATCATGGCCGCAATCAGTTGTGCATCGTCGCGGCGCAGCCGCACACCTATTTCGCCTACCGCTGGGTGCCGGGCGCCGCGCATTTTCTGGGCGATGTGATGAGCGTGCCCAATACCCTGGTCGAGTTTCGCATCGAGCCCCTGGGCGACGGGACCTGCCGCCTCACCCTGACCGAGTCCGGGTTTGCCGATCTGCCCGCCGACGTGATGCGCTCGGCCTTTGACGACAACTCGGGTGGATGGACCTTCATGCTCGGTCGCCTCGAAGACTACTTTGCGGCCTGA
- a CDS encoding ArsR/SmtB family transcription factor produces MQEAHIYKALGDPTRLEMLRRLSMQAGASIGELSAGLGMSRQGARKQLQVLVDANVVRLMQRGRQTEVVLAPEALAQAREFIACMERDWDARLGRLKQLLESDPGT; encoded by the coding sequence ATGCAGGAGGCACACATCTACAAGGCCCTGGGCGATCCGACCCGGCTGGAAATGCTCCGGCGGCTGTCGATGCAGGCGGGGGCAAGCATCGGTGAGTTGTCGGCTGGTCTGGGCATGTCGCGCCAGGGGGCACGAAAGCAACTGCAGGTACTGGTGGATGCGAACGTGGTGCGGCTCATGCAACGGGGCCGCCAGACCGAGGTGGTGCTGGCGCCCGAGGCGCTTGCGCAAGCCCGCGAGTTCATTGCCTGCATGGAACGTGACTGGGACGCCCGGCTGGGTCGCTTGAAGCAACTGCTGGAGTCCGATCCCGGCACGTGA